The nucleotide sequence aaactatttaaaaaacaattagaatTCGATGATAGCCTCGAAGATTACAAAATATTATCCCACATAATAAGGAATCCTTAAGCTACAGCAAACCTAaccataaacattatatatagaCAACGCTCGATTGCATTTTTCTAATCACAAGTTCACAACAACACCTCAAGCGTTCAAATTGAAAAAATCATCTGAAGCTTATTCATTTATGGATATTTGTAAAGGCTATGAAACCTAAATTAAAAGAATAGATTATATATTCGTTACAATAAATCTTAATTATCAACATATATAATGATTGTTACAAAATCGGGTAAGATTGATCTTAGGAATGGGTTGAGGATAAAACCTGATCCGCGTAATTTGCAAAGTAACAAATTTATAACCGCATAACCCGCAAAAAAATGTTGGTAACCAGCAGGATCTGCCagtattattaaatataaaatatatattttaattatttagcttaaaattatttaactaatatatttaaaatcaaaataatataaatatttgtaatatttaatatatttcaacgaaaatatttttagaaatttgcGGGTTGGTGGTACATGTCCCGcctaaaataattttaaccGCACTCgcaattcatatttttaaaataaatcgaTCCGCAAGTCAAACAGGACATGATCCATCGGTTTAGACTAAATTTCTCAGCCATAAATGTTTCCGCAATAGTGACACAAATCCAAACAATCAAATATctaatctaatattttgaattaacaataattttgattatcgattttataactaaaatgaaaaaaaatataaccgCGTTTCAACGCGGGCCAATATctagtttataatttaaaataaggGCACAACAAATATATGTATCTTTAATTTATGACTTGAAATAATGAGTTTATTCAATTCATTAAAAGGATTTAGTCATTTTGGCCCTTCAAACATGTAATGAGATAAACTAGTTTTAATCTAGACTTCCCTTTACAACAATATGGATATTACAAAttatatgaatttaaattcgGTACGTATCTTTCTCAAGGTCATACAGACATGCATAATCAGAAgatatctttaaaatataaacatatatacaaagatATAAAAAGCCACAAACATTGTTTAACACAATGATTATCACAAGAAATGACGTTTCATTGTTGAATTAGTGTTTTGCTGTTGATTATTGGTGGATTTTTAGAGCTGAGACGACCGTCCAATTTtgttgggtaaaccctaaaaacACCTaagtgaataaataaataaacagaaaatATCGTCAGGGAATAATATGTGAAATGGATGGATGATCTGTCGACATTTTTCAATGTATTCATCTAAAATGCATTATGCATATACGTACGTAGCTAAAAAAGATAACATCATTTTATTAGCTATTGTCGTAAAAAATTTCAGGATATCGTGTGATATATAACTTCAAATTTCATTCAACAAAAACAACTTCAAATTTTAACGCGATACCACTTGGCTATCTGCAAAGCTTTTCGTTTGAAAaaccataattatatatatatctcaggTTTTGGTCTGAATTTTCGTGTATATTTTCAcaattctaaaaattaaaattacttttttatttttttgaatttagacTCGTATTTATTAACTGACagcacatatatacatatataaattttaaaaaataaaaaagtaattttaatttgtagaattgtgaaaatatacacgaaaattatatatgtcattttcctgttgtatatatatatgtccttttcctgtttttctttttcttttatagaaCAATACTTTAAGGGTAGAGAACAATTTCACTCGATTaagaatgttataaattataggCGAAGATTTCCAAAACAAGAAGAGTATTATagttaaaatttacaaaattctcttaatgtttttttcctggTTTCAACTCTcctaataaaaataacaacTTGCCAAAAAACTGACCTATTAATTTATCTTAAACTAATTAAGACGTATATATTTAAAcccttataatattatattttttttgtaatcacaCGTTAAAAGTATCTCTAACCCATtcctattttcacctctataatagcatttaaaggtgaaattgctccaacccacctctatttcttcctctataatagagatctttatattttcctctatttatagaggaagaaatagcatttctttattttttactctataattGGAGATTGAtattatagaaaaatacattggagcatatcttatttctattatagagttcctctattttagaggtgaaaatagcaaaatacattggagataaGTGATAGTGTAAACCAACGAAAGCTTGTTACCTTGGACATTGCGTTAAAATATCATCAAAGATTTTCACTGTTCGAAATATCAATTTTACCGATAATCTTTACATATTAAACAATAGTTTACTCAAATAAAGGTGTTGTgtgtaaaaaaaagaaagaaacttagGTAAAAGAACCGTTCggatatatagtatattgaaCATTTGTTTTACTTTCTATGATACTTGCAATACGAACGTTGtagtttttttaatgttatatatatccTTTGTAAAGTTCTATAATAAGGCCTCATTACCTTTCAAAGTTTGCTGGTTGATGATGCTGCTGGGAAACCAGATTCCGaatcattgttagatttttaataaaatctttgTCGTCTAATATTTGTGTTCTTCTACGTATTGGTATCTCTTGACGGCTCGTGTTAATTAATTGCATGCATGAGAGGAAGGTGCGTATcctttttacaaataaaataatacgatcgtgtaatttaaaatttgaacaatGCATGGTCAAATTGTTGTGTTTTGTCTATTTAATACAAACAtgttaaatattaatatgtgatattttaaagttatagtATAACATTTCAGCTTATTATATGCGCtgcatttatttctttatatgACCACCCAATGGATGGTTATAGAATATTTGTCTCTTCGTCATGATTGTGTCCCCATATGCTGGCAAAACTAGTATTTTTGCATAACTAGGTGTCCTTAGCTAGAGCACAGCCGTTAGCTAATTCTGGTAAATGTGCATTTCATGAAAGTCGATATCGTGCAAGGTGCAACTATAGAATTGGACACACATTAGATATctgaatatatatttcataagcAAACATTAGAAGCTAGTTTCGTGGCCAAAACATTGGActgtataatattgtaaaaacatatTGAAATTGAGGAAgtttttcaacttttttttatgCTGAGCAGACAtttattacaaataatttaaataccaaaagatttataaaaatcagaaaatgatACACAATTAGTGAATTTGATAGAAAATCTGAGACATCATAATAATTTACAACACTACAAAATTTCAGTGTGATATTTCAAACTTGCTGAAAGAGTTTATCAGATGAATTGCTCCACGTTTGTTTTAGGAATGGATTAAAACTTCattaagataatttttataaccatctatgtttacatataataaaaaaattatacgaaTTTAGTAGTACAAAAGAGTTGGGATCTTAGtttatgataaaaacttaatttgaatccaaaaaaaaaaactttgatcgATCTCTTGATCATAGTTTTCTGTTGCAATCAAACATTTCATATAGTATTCAAATTTTAAGATACCATTCATCGAACCATCTACACTTAGAATGTTCTTTATTTTAGTCTATCAGACTAGCTATTAGCAAATTAAACACAAGCTTTGtctgaaaccaaaccaaaaatctAACTAAACGAACTAAATATATGACTTTGACTAGAGTTTGTTTAACTAACAGAACCAAACGTGAATAAAAAGGACCGATATATGCACACCCCTAATCAGATCTTAGGGATAAAGAGAGAACTAATCAGTGAATCTGAAACCTAATAGAAAATTAGAAATGTAGTGTACGAATGAAGTTATAAACGGGCCTTTAACCAACGGGTCTGGTGTGACGCATGCATAAAGAGCTTAACACGCACGAAGACTGATTAAATGGGCTTCAGGCTTTGTAATATAACAGATGGATTTAAGCCCAGTAATTAGTATCTGCTAGAGTCCAATTTGCTGGAGTGAATATTCTATCACGTGGCACAATAGCGTTGACGATCAAAGCAAACGGAATCCGTATCACACGCTGTCACGTTCAAACGCCACGACACAATAAACCAATCAACATTTCTAACGGGTTTCAGACTTTAAGGAAACAAAATCGCAGGATACGTCACGCGTTAATTAACATATCAGCATGATGGCAATGGCATGCAGGAGGGACCGCGTACGCGTGAGAAAGTATAAACATTTATACCGTTGGATGAAAAAGTGCGATCCATCTAACGGTAGTCTTGTGCAAttagtgaaaaaaataaaagatccaactaacttttttataataataatattggaAAGTGGCTGAGCACAAACATGCATGTGCATGCCTGCCTGTATCTTGCAGCCTTCATGTGGGGATCTATAGTGCGACAATCCATTATCAAAATAACTCATAATATGCACTTTCTTATACATTTCCTAAAATAtctatattctatatttttcacacattttaataaaatacattaaatttgcatcattttttgtattttttttttcaataactttaaaccaataaaaaatcaattattacaattaaaattttttgaagtttacaattagttaataacacatacattgaaaaaataaaaaatagatttttttgaaacaaaaattttctctaaaatatactccctccgttttttaatataagtcgttttagagaaatttttttgttccaaattatatgtcgttttcggttttttatgtaacatttattagtaattaatgttgtctgaccaatgataatatatcttctatttttctattggttaaattgtggttaggtaaataattaatgatgtttttgtttcgaaaatataagaaattaatgattttcttaatctatgtgcatagCTTCAaaacgacttataataaaaaacggagggagtataactTTAAGGAACGGAGGAAGTATAATATATTCCAACATTAACTCACTATAGTAATAGTATTAGCGGTAATAAAACATACTCCCTTTGTATCATATTAGTTGGTGCTTAAGGATTTtacacaaagattaagaaaatacagAATTCTATATAGTTTATCTTGGTTACATAAAagtaacattaaataaaattagtttaaccaataagaaaaaatacaatattttataattggtcataattttttaatgatattaaattttatctagAATAATGAAAACATCAcataatatgaaacaaaattaaaatcccTAAACATCACTTAAAGTGATAGGGAGGGAATATATCTTGATGTTTTAGATTATTATAATATggaaaagaaaacattaaattGCATGTAATTCCACAATAACCGTTAATACTTAATACTAGTACTGAATTTGGCGGCTCTGATCATTCGAATAACCAAAAAAAGTAGTACTTAATTAGAGACTTTATATTATACAAAAAGACAaagctaataaaaaaaatagtaggaATTGTAGTGTCTGAGAAGGGTTGGGATGATTTGAGGAAGACAACCTGCCTTGGTTATGTTCTGTGTTGTTAAAACTCCTAGAACTATAATTATCTTATTGTTTATGATAAATGATTCATTTTAATACTTTGAAAAAACTAAGTATCATATATGGATGAATTTCAATGatgtaataattttcttttctaattttGCAATCAAACGTATACAAAAATACGATGGCGAATTAACTTTCATGAAGTACTCAGAATTCTATGTTTtatgttgattttgttttaccgatttgattttttgaatgaattgtTGGCAAAGCATCCAGAAAatcttctttaatttttttttaacacccaTCCAGAAAATCTTAAGATGGAAGAAAACATAGTATTATTTAGAAGGTTGTGCCCGAAAGTGAAGACCcacaacaacaaccaaaaatCATCCATATACAATACagatatatgtaatatattatctataataaaatcatttattttatttataagaatatGAAGATTTCAAGAGAGGGAGGTTGAAGACAGCGAAGCAGATGTTTTGTGCAGCGGACCCAATATATATACAGCGAAAAAGCTTTTCTAATCAACTTGCTTCTCTCTTTAGCCATTGACGTGGGTTCCCACTAGCAGCTTTCTTGTCTGCTCCATCTCCattggctctctctctctctcttactcttttcttttgttccTTCAATCAAcacaaacatcccactcttctCGTACAaagagtttagttttttttttttttttttttgttggaaggGGAAAAGTTAcagttttcttttccttttgtaaatcgcatatagatttttaaaaagggtaaaaactaaaaacttagAGTTTTGATTCTGGGGGAAATAATTAATCAGATGGCTCAGCAGAGACAGTTTCAGATGGAAGGTGGTAATAACGATACGAAGCTGACGAAAATCTTCGTTGGAGGATTAGCATGGGAGACGCAGAAAGATACAATGAGACGTTACTTCGAGCAGTTTGGTGAAATAGTAGAAGCTGTCGTCATCACCGATAAGAACACTGGCAGATCCAAAGGCTATGGCTTCGTATgttcttctttaaaaaaaaagttttacgtaAAAAGGAGTCTGCGTTTTTTTTTCCCCTAAATGGGTTTTATTTCTTTGATCAGGTGACGTTTATGGAAGCTGAAGCAGCGATGAGAGCTTGTCAGAATATGAATCCTGTGATTGATGGAAGAAGAGCTAATTGCAATCTTGCTTTTCTTGGTGCTCACAAACCTCGTCCTCCTACTTCTCCTAGACAtggttttttttctctctctctctagaatgtAATGGTACATCTAGTTAACTAGCTTTTAGGGTTATACAGAAAATATGATCTAAACTAACTTAGATCTTTTTTGTTACTTGACTAACAAGCGAAGGAGGAAACTTGATTTGTAGGAACAGGGAGATTTAGGTCGCCAGGAGGAGCAGGACTAGTGGCTCCGTCTCCTCAGTTTCGaggctcttcttcttcctctgctttggctcatcatcatcaacaacaacaacacattgGTCAATTCCCATTTCCTTACTCTTCTTACGGGTAAGTATAATTAATCATCTCATCAACAACAACCCATCTTGTttacgtgtgtgtgtgtgttttcattcttgtttgtgttttcttttcttcagaTTTTCTGGTTATTCTCAAGAGGGAATGTACCCAATGGTTAGTTAATTTATTCATCtttcaatgtattttttttttcagttccaCTGAATGTTGATGTTTTAATGTTGCAGAATTACTACAACCATCATCTTTATGGAGGACAACAGTATTCTCCATATATGGGTCCTCCATCATCAGGATCAACAGGAATGTTCCATGGCTACTATCCTTACTATCCTCAGTACAATGCAGCACAAAGTAGCAATCAAGCTCAAGCTCAAACACATCATCATGGTTTCAGCTTTCAATACACTGCTActactcctcctcctcctcttttgCAATACCCTTACTTGCCTCATCAGCAATTCAGCTCCCAGCCTCCCCCACCACCAATCCTCTCCCTTCCAACCTCTTTGGCTCTATCATTAGCATCTTCAgcttcatcttcctcctctttgTCAACCTCCACCTCAGGTTTGATTTCACAAATCATTAAATCTAGATTGAAACCATTGTTTCGATTCATATTCTTgactattttgttttgtttatattagCTGCCACATCTGCAACAAAAACAGTTGTTATTACTACAACAGCTCCAAAAGCAGCAGCTGAAGCTAGCAACAAAGATGGTCATGAAGCAATTACATCATCATCCATCAAGATAGAGGATTGATTTAGTACTACAATAGCAGAGCAAAGGGACTACTTCAGTGTGCACTAACTCATGATCAATCTATCCAACATGTTCTAGCTAGAAACATTtattcatatcatttttagGTTTCTAGAATCTTAATTAGTAcctaggaggaggaggaagaaagaCAGAAACCATCCTTCACattcattgttttatttattttcatgattCATATTGCATTTTAGGTTAAAGAATCAAAGAAAAGGCATTGGTGGCCTTTTTCTGGATTCTTGGATTGATGCAGAAAGCATCATTCAACATTACATTAATTTGGggatttatttttcatgttcaGAAGAATTATTTTATGTCTTCTTCTGAACCCAAACATGATTTTAAAGCTTCGGATAAGCTtgaaatccttttttttttcacatttgTAATTCTTGAAATTGTCTTTTAAATCTCATTGcttgttcttgttcttcattatgattatataaactTTTAGATGATAACATCTTTTAATATCAGCTGGAATATTCTACTTTTTTGTCAACTTGTAGATGATATGAACTACTCTGCTTTATAGAATGTTCAACTTTATAATTGATTAATTTGAATTACCATGATTATATTATCAAAGTAACAATGATCATTGTCTTTGGATTCCAAAGGGGATCTTATGAAGACAAAAGTACCGGTCAAAAGACCGTTGGGAAAGATGGATCTTTTTCTTTGCCAGTGGATACCATTTCACGATTATTATTGTTTAAACAACTTTGAAAGAAACTCAGCACCTACTTAACACACATATACATCAGATTGTTTTGGTTTTCATTAACTTATGAGAATGTTTTGGCAGATACAACATAATGTTATTTGTCTGCAAGTACAAATTAGAAAATGGACAGAAACaagttatttgaaaaaaaaaattgtttgaaacAACCAAAGAAAATATAGCCAAGGAAAACTTATGTGAAAGTCAGACTTGGGTTCCAGTTTAAGCCTAAGTCTACAAACTAATGGGCTTAATACATGTAAGGCCTAATTTTTAAC is from Brassica napus cultivar Da-Ae chromosome A4, Da-Ae, whole genome shotgun sequence and encodes:
- the LOC125574983 gene encoding probable RNA-binding protein ARP1 isoform X1 encodes the protein MAQQRQFQMEGGNNDTKLTKIFVGGLAWETQKDTMRRYFEQFGEIVEAVVITDKNTGRSKGYGFVTFMEAEAAMRACQNMNPVIDGRRANCNLAFLGAHKPRPPTSPRHGTGRFRSPGGAGLVAPSPQFRGSSSSSALAHHHQQQQHIGQFPFPYSSYGFSGYSQEGMYPMNYYNHHLYGGQQYSPYMGPPSSGSTGMFHGYYPYYPQYNAAQSSNQAQAQTHHHGFSFQYTATTPPPPLLQYPYLPHQQFSSQPPPPPILSLPTSLALSLASSASSSSSLSTSTSAATSATKTVVITTTAPKAAAEASNKDGHEAITSSSIKIED
- the LOC125574983 gene encoding probable RNA-binding protein ARP1 isoform X2, translating into MAQQRQFQMEGGNNDTKLTKIFVGGLAWETQKDTMRRYFEQFGEIVEAVVITDKNTGRSKGYGFVTFMEAEAAMRACQNMNPVIDGRRANCNLAFLGAHKPRPPTSPRHGRFRSPGGAGLVAPSPQFRGSSSSSALAHHHQQQQHIGQFPFPYSSYGFSGYSQEGMYPMNYYNHHLYGGQQYSPYMGPPSSGSTGMFHGYYPYYPQYNAAQSSNQAQAQTHHHGFSFQYTATTPPPPLLQYPYLPHQQFSSQPPPPPILSLPTSLALSLASSASSSSSLSTSTSAATSATKTVVITTTAPKAAAEASNKDGHEAITSSSIKIED